Proteins from a single region of Thermococcus sp. CX2:
- a CDS encoding DUF996 domain-containing protein, producing MVVSVVVVNVRSEKNLGMWGAILNLLGGFIPYIGGIIALVGFLMVLFSLKGISDATGDERPFKKYFYGVLFAIGGIIVIAVLLLSMLAVFPSGRELSKSAGIGIAVLFFVLLISLIIGSAYFQKQAWEAMYEITKTQEFRDAANWVWWGALTSIVLIGFILLLIAQIYIIIGFSKMPEEIGEEPAPSAEEVITW from the coding sequence ATGGTGGTTTCGGTGGTCGTTGTTAACGTCAGAAGCGAAAAAAACCTCGGAATGTGGGGCGCCATTCTGAACCTCCTCGGCGGCTTCATACCGTATATCGGGGGCATAATAGCACTCGTCGGCTTCCTCATGGTGCTGTTTTCTCTTAAGGGAATAAGCGACGCAACGGGAGATGAGAGACCATTCAAGAAATACTTCTACGGAGTACTCTTCGCGATAGGAGGCATCATCGTCATTGCAGTTCTGCTCCTCAGTATGCTGGCGGTATTCCCGAGCGGCCGCGAACTTAGCAAGTCAGCAGGAATTGGAATTGCAGTCCTCTTCTTCGTCCTGCTGATTTCCCTCATCATCGGCTCGGCCTACTTCCAGAAGCAGGCATGGGAAGCAATGTACGAGATAACCAAGACCCAGGAGTTCAGAGACGCTGCCAACTGGGTATGGTGGGGAGCTTTAACCTCCATAGTCCTCATTGGCTTCATTCTGCTCCTGATCGCCCAGATATACATAATCATCGGCTTCAGCAAGATGCCCGAAGAAATAGGTGAGGAACCTGCACCGAGCGCCGAAGAGGTCATCACGTGGTGA
- a CDS encoding leucine/methionine racemase: MERDEIIMRYSRVFPKAARVTYAPIVGVRAENAKVWDIEGREYIDFLSNAAVQNVGHNNPRVVNAVKEQADRLIHFTFIYGFPVEPLLLAEKLAEISPIENPKVSFGLSGSDANDGAIKFARAYTGRRHLLSYLRSYYGATYGAMSVTGLEFEVRSIVGELSEVHYIPYPNCYRCPFGKEPKTCHMECVEYLKEKFEGEVYAEGTAALFAEPIQGDAGMIVPPKDYFKRIKRILDEHGILLVVDEVQSGLGRTGKWFAIEHFGVTPDIITLAKPLGGGLPISAIIGRAEIMDSLPPLGHTFTLSGNPVTSRAALAVIEEIEEKELLKRAEKLGEYTKRRLEKMKEEHELIGDVRGLGLMLGVDLVKDRETKERAYDEAKKVVWRAYELGLILAFLQGNVLRIQPPLTIEEELLEEGLNRLEQAIADVENGKVSDDVLSKVQGW; encoded by the coding sequence ATGGAGAGGGATGAAATAATCATGAGGTATTCAAGGGTATTTCCCAAGGCAGCGCGCGTTACCTACGCTCCTATAGTCGGAGTGAGGGCTGAAAACGCCAAAGTGTGGGACATCGAGGGGAGGGAGTACATAGACTTCCTGAGCAATGCTGCCGTCCAGAACGTCGGCCACAACAACCCGCGCGTCGTCAATGCCGTTAAAGAGCAGGCCGATAGGCTGATTCACTTCACCTTCATCTACGGCTTTCCAGTCGAGCCCCTGCTCTTGGCAGAAAAGCTCGCCGAGATTTCTCCCATAGAGAATCCTAAAGTCTCCTTCGGTCTCAGCGGAAGCGATGCCAACGATGGGGCGATAAAGTTCGCGAGGGCCTACACGGGGAGACGTCACCTCCTCAGCTACCTAAGGAGCTATTATGGGGCAACGTATGGGGCGATGAGCGTCACCGGTTTGGAATTCGAGGTCCGCTCCATCGTCGGAGAGCTAAGTGAAGTTCACTACATTCCTTACCCAAACTGCTACCGCTGTCCCTTCGGTAAAGAGCCTAAGACCTGCCACATGGAGTGCGTTGAGTATCTGAAGGAGAAGTTTGAGGGAGAGGTTTACGCAGAGGGGACGGCTGCCCTCTTCGCTGAGCCGATACAAGGGGATGCTGGCATGATTGTTCCGCCAAAGGACTACTTTAAGAGAATCAAGCGCATCCTCGATGAGCACGGCATTCTCCTCGTGGTGGATGAAGTGCAGAGCGGACTGGGTAGGACTGGAAAGTGGTTCGCGATAGAGCATTTCGGCGTTACGCCGGATATAATAACCCTCGCTAAGCCCCTCGGTGGCGGACTGCCCATAAGCGCGATAATAGGTAGGGCCGAGATAATGGACTCCCTGCCACCGCTCGGCCACACTTTCACGCTGAGCGGCAATCCTGTGACGAGCAGGGCTGCTTTGGCAGTCATCGAGGAGATAGAGGAAAAAGAACTCCTCAAGAGGGCGGAAAAGCTTGGTGAGTACACCAAAAGGCGGCTCGAGAAGATGAAGGAAGAGCACGAGCTAATCGGAGATGTCCGCGGTCTCGGTCTGATGCTTGGGGTTGATCTCGTGAAAGACAGGGAGACAAAGGAGAGGGCCTACGATGAGGCGAAGAAGGTCGTCTGGCGTGCCTACGAGCTCGGACTCATCCTCGCGTTCCTCCAGGGCAATGTGCTGAGGATCCAGCCGCCGCTAACGATAGAGGAGGAGCTTTTGGAGGAGGGTCTTAACAGGCTGGAACAGGCCATAGCCGATGTTGAGAACGGTAAGGTCTCCGACGACGTGCTATCCAAGGTGCAGGGCTGGTAA
- a CDS encoding NADH-quinone oxidoreductase subunit B family protein has product MVDWRLFEPLFNYARKKSLWIVSFCTGCGGIEMPPLMTSRYDLERFGMMPDPSPRQYDLFLITGYVTPKTLKRIIITYEMAPDPKYVLAHGSCPLNGGIYWDAYNAIKHLDKYIPVDVVIAGCMPRPEAVMDGIQKIMEMIENGTADGWKRYKENYEWYKKNQDELFGEGWREREARRWIPWLMDKKKEE; this is encoded by the coding sequence ATGGTGGACTGGAGACTCTTTGAACCTCTCTTTAATTATGCGAGAAAGAAGAGCCTTTGGATTGTGTCGTTCTGTACCGGATGTGGCGGTATAGAGATGCCGCCCCTCATGACGTCAAGGTATGACCTAGAGCGATTCGGTATGATGCCGGACCCGAGCCCAAGGCAGTACGACCTCTTCCTCATCACGGGCTACGTTACGCCGAAGACCCTCAAGAGAATCATAATCACCTACGAGATGGCGCCTGATCCAAAGTACGTCCTGGCCCACGGCTCCTGCCCGCTCAACGGTGGAATCTACTGGGACGCCTACAACGCCATCAAGCACCTCGACAAGTACATCCCGGTCGATGTCGTCATAGCCGGATGTATGCCGAGGCCAGAGGCAGTCATGGATGGAATCCAGAAGATAATGGAGATGATTGAGAACGGAACAGCAGACGGATGGAAGAGGTACAAGGAGAACTATGAGTGGTACAAGAAGAACCAGGACGAGCTCTTCGGCGAAGGATGGCGTGAGAGAGAAGCCAGGAGGTGGATCCCATGGCTGATGGACAAGAAAAAGGAGGAGTGA
- the nuoI gene encoding NADH-quinone oxidoreductase subunit NuoI, with protein MEVDFKVAPEEKIRKKPSFIKPWMGLKYLFKKPVTIKIPYERVQIAKDYRGFHTLDWKKCVGCNFCGQICPARAIEMTWIEVDGKMEKRPHPKIDYGRCTFCEFCVDVCPTGALGFIENYILTTEWKDEELELFDWVPIHPDKFREINEKFPDYRFPVEKIKFNKETKEVTYYLRDGEVMKFKILGYGIRPPKPPTKPAQKAATKPAEKTEEKKE; from the coding sequence ATGGAGGTTGATTTTAAGGTCGCCCCAGAGGAGAAAATCAGGAAGAAGCCATCATTCATCAAGCCCTGGATGGGCCTCAAGTACCTCTTCAAGAAGCCCGTTACCATCAAGATACCCTACGAGAGGGTACAGATAGCTAAGGACTACAGGGGATTCCACACCCTCGACTGGAAGAAGTGTGTCGGCTGTAACTTCTGCGGCCAGATATGTCCGGCGAGGGCAATAGAGATGACCTGGATAGAAGTGGATGGCAAGATGGAGAAGAGGCCACATCCAAAGATAGACTACGGCAGGTGTACCTTCTGTGAGTTCTGTGTCGACGTCTGTCCAACTGGAGCGCTGGGCTTCATCGAGAACTACATCCTCACCACCGAGTGGAAGGACGAGGAGCTGGAGCTCTTTGACTGGGTTCCAATCCATCCAGACAAGTTCAGGGAGATAAACGAGAAGTTCCCCGACTACAGGTTCCCGGTGGAGAAGATAAAGTTCAACAAGGAAACGAAAGAGGTCACCTACTACCTGAGAGACGGAGAGGTCATGAAATTCAAGATACTCGGCTACGGCATCAGGCCGCCGAAGCCACCAACAAAGCCCGCTCAGAAGGCAGCCACAAAACCAGCTGAAAAGACCGAGGAAAAGAAGGAGTGA
- a CDS encoding NADH-quinone oxidoreductase subunit D: protein MVSQNELIREARENGMDLLPLDKDTYELFFGPQHMATENFSIILKMDGHRVVKAIANPGFLHRGFEKLAEYRPWHTNIALLLRICVPEPDVPEAIYSMAVDEIIGWEVPERAQWIRTTVLEMARVSAYLFWIMGLSFKLGVYTAGQWAAAYRERLMALFEQLTGARVYHIYTIPGGVRRDIPGDKWLRQLKDTVEYIRSKLPDFDNLVFENYVAHRRLEGIGVMDKKFALAEGVTGPNLRATGVPYDVRRADPYLLYPELDFEVPVLKEGDALARALIRRFELEQDLYILDQLLEIGPPSGPYKVEDPRLKNLPRFKVPAGDAFAHVESTKGDFGAYVVSDGKHKPYRVQIRGPSIAHGVRVLEQLLVGARIADVPVILMSLDNCPPDIDR from the coding sequence ATGGTTTCGCAGAATGAGCTCATTCGGGAAGCGAGAGAAAACGGGATGGACCTGCTCCCACTCGATAAGGACACTTACGAGTTGTTCTTCGGCCCACAGCACATGGCCACTGAGAACTTCAGCATAATCCTCAAGATGGACGGCCACAGGGTTGTGAAGGCCATAGCCAATCCCGGCTTCCTCCACAGGGGCTTTGAGAAGCTTGCCGAGTACAGGCCGTGGCACACGAACATAGCGCTCCTCCTTAGAATCTGTGTTCCAGAGCCAGACGTCCCCGAGGCAATATACTCAATGGCCGTTGATGAGATAATCGGCTGGGAGGTTCCAGAGAGGGCCCAGTGGATTAGAACAACCGTCCTCGAAATGGCGAGGGTTTCCGCATATCTGTTCTGGATAATGGGTCTCAGCTTCAAGCTCGGTGTCTACACTGCCGGCCAGTGGGCTGCTGCCTACAGGGAGAGGCTGATGGCCCTCTTCGAGCAGCTGACCGGTGCCAGGGTCTACCACATATACACCATCCCCGGCGGTGTCAGGAGGGACATTCCGGGCGACAAGTGGCTCCGCCAGCTCAAGGACACCGTCGAGTACATCAGGAGCAAGTTACCAGACTTCGACAACCTTGTCTTCGAGAACTATGTCGCCCACAGGAGGCTTGAGGGAATTGGAGTGATGGACAAGAAGTTCGCCCTCGCCGAAGGCGTCACTGGGCCAAACCTCAGAGCCACCGGCGTTCCCTACGACGTGAGGAGGGCCGACCCATACCTGCTCTACCCAGAGCTCGACTTCGAGGTTCCCGTCCTGAAGGAGGGCGATGCCCTCGCGAGGGCTTTGATAAGGCGCTTCGAGCTTGAGCAGGATCTCTACATCCTCGACCAGCTCCTCGAGATAGGGCCGCCGAGCGGACCGTACAAGGTTGAAGACCCCAGGCTCAAGAACCTCCCGAGGTTCAAGGTTCCGGCCGGAGATGCGTTCGCCCACGTGGAATCAACGAAGGGCGACTTTGGTGCCTACGTCGTCAGCGATGGAAAGCACAAGCCGTACAGAGTGCAGATAAGGGGTCCAAGTATAGCCCATGGAGTCAGGGTTCTCGAGCAGCTCTTGGTTGGAGCAAGAATAGCCGACGTCCCCGTGATATTGATGAGCCTTGACAACTGTCCACCAGACATCGACAGGTGA
- a CDS encoding NADH-quinone oxidoreductase subunit C, giving the protein MGEVKWEREQMLVDKILEKAPYAEGKVRRERRIEFSIPADRIRDFLMLLKENDFELMLQITTVDWPNDGELELIYQMWSVTHRTHAMVRTRIPRDLDKARMPTVKDIYPVAETYERDAHDFFGVYFEGNEKMEMPWILDDTEQGLFPHRKDFDMLTYVKKKYKLLDRFDEDKDNYVI; this is encoded by the coding sequence ATGGGGGAAGTCAAGTGGGAGAGAGAGCAGATGCTCGTTGACAAAATCCTTGAAAAAGCCCCCTACGCCGAGGGCAAGGTGCGGCGCGAACGGAGGATTGAGTTCAGCATTCCGGCAGACAGGATAAGGGACTTCCTCATGTTGCTCAAGGAGAACGACTTCGAGCTCATGCTCCAGATAACGACCGTCGACTGGCCCAACGACGGCGAGCTTGAGCTCATCTATCAGATGTGGAGCGTGACCCACAGAACCCACGCCATGGTCAGAACACGGATTCCGAGGGATCTCGATAAGGCAAGGATGCCGACCGTCAAGGACATCTACCCTGTGGCTGAGACCTACGAGAGGGACGCCCACGACTTCTTTGGAGTCTACTTCGAGGGCAACGAGAAGATGGAGATGCCGTGGATCCTCGACGACACCGAGCAGGGGCTCTTCCCGCACAGAAAGGACTTCGACATGCTGACCTACGTGAAGAAGAAGTACAAGCTGCTCGACAGGTTCGATGAGGATAAGGACAACTACGTGATTTGA
- a CDS encoding uracil-xanthine permease family protein yields the protein MEAAEFEKKGALKFGIDDRVEPLKALVFGLQHVLAMFGATVTVPLVVGGAIGLSGSEIALMIQAVLLAMGIATLLQTTIGSRYPIVQGSSFAFIPGMIAIGSSLGMAAVEGALIIGGLVEALVGWLGIIGKVRKLFTPLVTGVTIMLIGFSLADVAVKNFFNFYADPSGSTIVSSVIVAGVTFLTTVFVALKAKGSLRAMPVVIGALVGYAVSIPLGLANFDLVKSLPAFSLPKILPWGEPIFDTTAIVILLFAFMVSIIESVGDYHAIATVTGSEITEKHIARGIGSEGLACSIAGLLGACGTTSYSENIGLVALTKVASRHVVQVGAAILILLSLIPKFAGVLASMPAPVLGGLTLALYGMISVTGLRLITEKVELNDRNTLILAAALIAGLGAPQLPAEFLAHFPKVIASILESGMAVGALTAIILDRLL from the coding sequence ATGGAGGCTGCGGAGTTTGAAAAGAAAGGCGCTTTGAAGTTTGGAATCGATGACAGGGTTGAGCCTTTGAAGGCTTTGGTTTTTGGCCTTCAGCATGTTCTGGCGATGTTTGGAGCGACTGTCACAGTGCCCCTGGTGGTCGGTGGTGCCATCGGGCTGAGCGGTTCTGAGATTGCCCTCATGATTCAGGCCGTTCTACTGGCGATGGGCATAGCGACGCTCCTGCAGACGACGATAGGCTCGCGCTACCCGATAGTGCAGGGTTCAAGCTTCGCCTTCATACCAGGTATGATAGCAATAGGCTCAAGCTTAGGAATGGCCGCAGTGGAGGGCGCACTCATCATCGGAGGCCTCGTGGAGGCGTTGGTGGGGTGGCTCGGAATCATCGGCAAGGTCAGGAAGCTCTTCACACCCCTAGTTACTGGAGTTACAATAATGCTCATAGGCTTCAGCCTGGCGGACGTTGCCGTCAAGAACTTCTTCAACTTCTACGCCGACCCAAGCGGGAGCACCATCGTGAGCTCCGTCATCGTTGCGGGGGTTACCTTCCTCACCACGGTGTTCGTCGCGCTGAAGGCGAAGGGAAGCCTCAGGGCCATGCCAGTGGTGATAGGTGCGCTCGTTGGCTACGCCGTCAGCATCCCGCTCGGCTTAGCCAACTTCGACCTTGTGAAGAGCCTTCCGGCGTTCAGTCTGCCCAAGATTCTTCCCTGGGGTGAGCCTATCTTTGACACGACGGCGATCGTCATCCTGCTCTTCGCCTTCATGGTGAGCATAATCGAGAGCGTCGGCGACTATCATGCCATAGCGACCGTTACCGGCTCGGAGATAACGGAGAAGCACATAGCTCGCGGTATAGGCAGCGAAGGGCTAGCCTGCTCGATAGCCGGCCTTTTGGGTGCCTGCGGAACAACAAGCTACTCGGAGAATATCGGACTTGTGGCGCTCACCAAAGTGGCGAGCAGGCACGTTGTGCAGGTGGGGGCAGCTATACTGATACTCCTCTCGCTGATTCCCAAGTTCGCAGGAGTCCTGGCCTCCATGCCCGCTCCAGTGCTCGGCGGCCTCACACTGGCGCTCTACGGCATGATAAGCGTCACTGGACTTAGGTTGATAACAGAAAAAGTGGAGCTCAACGACAGGAACACCCTCATACTGGCAGCCGCACTTATAGCGGGCCTCGGTGCACCCCAGCTCCCGGCTGAGTTCCTGGCGCACTTCCCGAAGGTTATAGCCAGCATACTTGAGTCAGGTATGGCCGTTGGAGCGTTGACGGCAATAATCCTCGACAGGCTCCTCTGA
- a CDS encoding proton-conducting transporter membrane subunit encodes MNELFIIIFAPLVAGVIAWALDIKGIRELLGVAGAAVPLAYLIKLYPTIESEGMVNYTLNFAGFSFEFMLTHLSWVFAMIAGVVGLAAVLGMVSTAKKGYEWLFALMSLTGVYGVFIAYDLLGFFIFWEIMTFASFMMVLRYNKAASLKYFVLSVIGAYAMLIAIGIIYTKIGSFSFIDIYQAFSQDVAMAAIGSGTLFSRGEIALIFGLFLVAFGVKAGMFPLHVWAPDAYSETNQSYTAMFSGVLSKTGVYGFILIYMLIGYRLLYEFGTIRTVPKFGYIIAFLGGLTIIVGGILAALQEDIRKLFAYSSISQLGYILVGIGVGTALSIEAAIYHAISHALFKGLFFLIVATIIYRTGKTEFKDMGGLAEKMPVTFAMAFVAILSLAGIPPMVGFASKWLIFESVISQNMPILGAMVFFGSAVGFVYLIRFTYAVWFGQRPTDLDDTKDAPLPLAIGMGILAVLNVVFGVAPGLVAQELNKIFGREVIGGTIWELNLGFGKYSGLLLTVWFVVGMLIAAIVYFMGAKVRKVPITDTYQSGNPVTMEYNLTIRRNFFLPLKEALSFWLRMSFDRFYKDVGKTVEDFAETMRNYVYNGNVQNYAWYLVIILLILAMWGV; translated from the coding sequence ATTAACGAACTTTTCATAATCATTTTCGCGCCGCTCGTTGCGGGAGTCATCGCCTGGGCACTCGACATAAAGGGAATCAGAGAGCTGCTCGGCGTCGCTGGAGCGGCGGTTCCATTGGCCTACCTCATCAAGCTATACCCAACCATCGAGTCAGAGGGAATGGTAAACTACACCCTCAACTTCGCAGGGTTCAGCTTTGAGTTTATGCTTACCCACCTGAGCTGGGTATTCGCCATGATAGCTGGCGTCGTCGGACTGGCTGCGGTCCTCGGCATGGTCTCAACGGCTAAGAAGGGCTATGAGTGGCTCTTCGCCCTCATGAGCCTCACAGGAGTCTACGGGGTATTCATAGCCTACGACCTGCTGGGCTTCTTCATCTTCTGGGAAATAATGACCTTCGCCAGCTTCATGATGGTGCTGAGGTACAACAAGGCCGCATCCCTCAAGTACTTCGTGCTCAGCGTCATCGGTGCCTACGCTATGCTCATAGCGATAGGCATTATCTACACGAAGATAGGCTCCTTCAGCTTCATAGACATCTATCAGGCGTTCTCCCAGGACGTTGCGATGGCTGCTATAGGTTCAGGCACGCTCTTCAGCAGGGGCGAAATTGCGTTAATCTTCGGTCTCTTCCTGGTCGCCTTCGGCGTTAAGGCTGGGATGTTCCCGCTTCACGTCTGGGCGCCCGATGCTTACAGCGAGACCAACCAGAGCTACACCGCGATGTTCAGCGGCGTCCTTAGCAAGACGGGCGTTTACGGATTTATCCTCATCTACATGCTCATAGGCTACCGCCTGCTCTACGAATTCGGAACGATTAGAACTGTCCCCAAGTTCGGCTACATCATAGCATTCCTCGGCGGTCTAACCATTATCGTCGGCGGTATCCTCGCGGCGCTCCAGGAGGACATCAGAAAGCTCTTCGCCTACTCCAGTATAAGCCAGCTCGGCTACATCCTCGTGGGCATAGGCGTTGGGACGGCATTGAGCATTGAAGCCGCCATCTACCACGCCATCAGCCACGCCCTCTTCAAGGGACTGTTCTTCCTCATAGTGGCCACCATAATCTACCGCACCGGAAAGACGGAGTTCAAGGACATGGGCGGCCTGGCAGAGAAGATGCCAGTAACATTTGCGATGGCCTTCGTAGCGATACTCAGCCTCGCCGGAATTCCGCCGATGGTCGGCTTCGCCAGCAAGTGGCTAATCTTCGAGTCGGTCATAAGCCAGAACATGCCGATACTCGGTGCGATGGTGTTCTTTGGAAGCGCCGTAGGTTTCGTCTACCTCATCAGGTTCACCTACGCAGTCTGGTTCGGTCAGAGGCCAACCGACCTTGACGACACCAAGGACGCTCCATTGCCACTTGCCATAGGCATGGGCATACTTGCGGTGCTCAACGTCGTCTTCGGTGTCGCTCCAGGTCTTGTGGCCCAGGAGCTGAACAAGATATTCGGCAGAGAGGTCATCGGTGGAACTATATGGGAGCTGAACCTCGGCTTCGGTAAGTACAGCGGCCTCCTCCTCACCGTCTGGTTCGTGGTCGGCATGCTCATCGCGGCCATAGTCTACTTCATGGGTGCCAAGGTCAGAAAGGTTCCGATAACTGACACCTACCAGTCAGGAAACCCAGTAACGATGGAGTACAACCTCACCATCAGGAGGAACTTCTTCCTTCCGCTCAAGGAGGCCCTGTCCTTCTGGCTCAGGATGAGCTTCGACAGGTTCTACAAGGACGTTGGAAAGACCGTTGAGGACTTCGCCGAGACCATGAGGAACTACGTCTACAACGGAAACGTCCAGAACTACGCCTGGTATCTCGTCATAATCCTGCTAATCCTCGCGATGTGGGGGGTGTGA
- a CDS encoding respiratory chain complex I subunit 1 family protein, whose product MIEVALKALFLLIYATFVGFMFMGIIRKVSARIHRRVGPPIYQPILDTIKFFGKKENITHGLIYDFGIIYALGATILALFFIPLGSVSILRAYGDLILITFLLEIPMLGIMFAAMSSGNPYAGIGAQRALLTMLAIQVPLGFAIIALAEFYGTFSTYEIVMAQQISGWSIIHLPLLLAAIAYDIVLQAMFGKEPFDIMIAPGEISLGPMVEFGGKHMGMLQIQHAIGLFAETLFFSNIFLGGAVITAFASPILNTIASLAILLVKQIAVLLIAVFVSTIFPRFTIDQAAKFYWKWPTIIAALGAILASL is encoded by the coding sequence ATGATCGAGGTAGCGCTGAAGGCTTTATTCCTCCTAATTTATGCGACCTTCGTCGGGTTCATGTTCATGGGAATAATCAGGAAAGTGAGCGCAAGGATACACAGAAGGGTAGGACCGCCAATCTATCAGCCCATACTTGACACCATCAAGTTCTTCGGCAAGAAGGAGAACATTACCCACGGATTAATCTACGACTTCGGCATCATCTACGCCCTTGGAGCCACGATACTGGCTTTGTTCTTCATCCCGCTGGGAAGCGTCAGCATACTCAGGGCCTACGGTGACCTCATCCTCATCACCTTCCTCCTCGAGATACCAATGCTGGGAATAATGTTCGCTGCAATGAGCTCAGGAAACCCCTATGCAGGAATAGGTGCCCAGAGGGCCCTGCTTACTATGCTCGCCATTCAGGTGCCCCTCGGCTTCGCGATAATAGCACTCGCAGAGTTTTACGGAACCTTCAGCACCTACGAGATAGTCATGGCCCAGCAGATCAGCGGATGGAGTATAATACACCTGCCGCTCCTCTTAGCCGCCATAGCCTACGACATCGTCCTTCAGGCAATGTTCGGCAAGGAGCCCTTCGATATCATGATTGCACCAGGTGAAATCTCCCTCGGTCCGATGGTCGAGTTCGGCGGAAAGCACATGGGAATGCTCCAGATACAGCACGCCATAGGCCTCTTCGCAGAGACGCTGTTCTTCAGCAACATATTCCTTGGCGGAGCAGTTATTACTGCCTTTGCAAGCCCGATACTGAACACCATCGCCAGCCTTGCAATACTCCTCGTCAAGCAGATAGCGGTGCTCCTCATAGCGGTATTCGTCAGCACGATATTCCCGAGGTTCACGATTGACCAGGCGGCCAAGTTCTACTGGAAGTGGCCGACCATCATAGCCGCACTCGGAGCGATACTTGCAAGCCTGTGA
- a CDS encoding Xaa-Pro peptidase family protein: MRGNPEIFRKRVERFQELLRENEIDGAVIRTLSSFIYFTGTKWLRPSILIPAEGEPIVYVVKGEAEEFKRRSWIENVVEFRKVEDLMAGVVSWIHGNGMERVGLEFGVERDAYLIFLKIFQRLNPTVEIVDILDLTMGLRMVKDEWELDNIRKAGKIAQRGMKVAEEVIRPGMSELEIAAEVMRELMLNGSEDPKVYVSTTPRAHAEPFRDLKVKENGVVTVVIGADWNHYYANMARTFVVGDPGESVRKAIEVKEEAYRLALEETRIGVPLSAVEKKLANFFKERGFGDAYIAGYTHGVGLLIEEPPITTIVVPQRATKVQENMVLTIIHPPLMIPEGAIKKEDTYIVKENGLERVT; the protein is encoded by the coding sequence ATGAGGGGAAATCCGGAGATATTTCGGAAAAGGGTCGAGCGCTTCCAGGAGCTTTTAAGGGAGAATGAGATAGATGGGGCAGTCATCAGAACCCTGTCGAGCTTCATCTACTTCACCGGCACCAAGTGGCTCCGTCCGAGCATCCTCATTCCGGCCGAAGGGGAACCGATCGTTTACGTCGTCAAGGGCGAGGCCGAGGAGTTCAAGCGGAGGAGCTGGATTGAGAATGTCGTCGAGTTCCGGAAGGTCGAGGACTTGATGGCCGGTGTGGTGAGCTGGATACACGGTAATGGCATGGAGCGTGTCGGTTTAGAGTTCGGCGTAGAGAGGGACGCCTACTTAATCTTCCTCAAGATATTCCAGCGGCTGAATCCAACGGTTGAGATAGTGGACATCCTCGACCTCACGATGGGTCTCAGAATGGTCAAGGATGAATGGGAACTCGACAACATCAGGAAGGCTGGAAAGATAGCGCAGAGGGGCATGAAGGTCGCTGAGGAAGTCATAAGGCCCGGTATGAGCGAGCTTGAGATAGCGGCCGAAGTTATGCGCGAGCTCATGCTCAACGGCAGTGAGGATCCCAAGGTTTATGTCTCAACCACGCCAAGGGCCCACGCAGAGCCCTTCAGGGACCTGAAAGTAAAGGAGAACGGTGTCGTCACGGTCGTCATAGGGGCAGACTGGAACCATTATTATGCGAACATGGCGAGGACTTTCGTGGTCGGCGATCCCGGCGAGAGTGTCAGAAAAGCCATTGAGGTCAAGGAAGAGGCTTACAGACTCGCGCTGGAGGAAACCAGAATCGGCGTTCCCCTTTCGGCAGTGGAGAAGAAGCTTGCGAATTTCTTCAAGGAGAGGGGCTTTGGTGATGCCTACATAGCTGGCTACACCCACGGAGTCGGCCTGTTAATCGAGGAACCACCGATAACGACCATCGTCGTCCCACAGAGGGCCACAAAGGTGCAGGAGAACATGGTTCTGACAATAATCCACCCGCCGCTCATGATTCCCGAAGGGGCCATAAAGAAGGAGGACACCTACATCGTAAAGGAAAACGGCCTTGAGAGGGTCACCTAA
- a CDS encoding Lrp/AsnC family transcriptional regulator has translation MRENEHLDELDRMILHILQEDGRASYSEIARRLRVPESTVRLRVKKLLERGIIRKFAALINPFRAGYNIVAFIAVDVEPNKIKRAAEELSKLPEVDVLGIATGAHDILMQVTVKDLQELESFLIEKLGKIEGIRSTETSILTSVRKWGYARVF, from the coding sequence ATGCGGGAGAATGAACACCTTGACGAACTCGACAGGATGATACTCCACATCCTCCAGGAGGACGGGAGGGCGAGCTACTCGGAGATAGCGAGGAGGCTCAGAGTACCTGAGTCGACGGTAAGGCTCCGCGTGAAGAAGCTCTTGGAAAGGGGAATCATAAGGAAGTTCGCGGCACTGATAAACCCCTTCAGGGCGGGCTACAACATAGTGGCGTTCATAGCCGTTGACGTGGAGCCGAACAAGATAAAGCGAGCAGCGGAAGAGCTAAGCAAACTGCCTGAAGTTGATGTTCTCGGCATAGCTACGGGCGCCCACGACATACTCATGCAGGTGACGGTGAAGGATTTGCAGGAGCTGGAGAGCTTTCTGATAGAAAAGCTGGGAAAGATAGAGGGAATAAGGAGCACGGAAACATCAATCCTGACGAGCGTCCGGAAGTGGGGCTACGCAAGGGTGTTTTAG